The segment TTAAAACAAATTCACAAAATGAAAAAAACTTTACTCATCTTAATTCCCTTATTGCTTTTTCAGTTTGCTTAGCTACAGTCAGGAGGCAATGATCTCTGTAACTGGAACTGTCTTAGATGAAGAAACGGGTGTCCCACTTCCAGGTACAAACATTGTTGAGAAAGGTACTTCGAATGGAGTTATGACAGATTTCGATGGAAACTTCGAAATCGATGTACCTGCAAATGCGACCCTGGTAATTTCCTATATAGGCTATAAGTCTTCTGAGGTCGAGGTTCAGGGAAAGTCGAGGGTAGAAATAGCATTGACGCCTGATTCGGCCACCCTCGATGAAGTAGTTGTAGTAGGTTATGGTACCCAGAAAAAAGTAAACCTCACAGGTGCTGTGACTACCGTTGATTCAGAGGTTCTTCAGTCAAGACCCGTACCTAACGTGAGCCAGATGCTTCAAGGCGTAGTACCTGGATTAAATTTTCAAACATCAGGTTTGGGAGGGGAACTCAATAGTGGTCTTAGCTTCAACATCCGGGGTTCTGGTACAATTGGTACGCTTCCAATTCTGCTCCATTAGTTTTAGTAGATGGTATGGAAGCAGATTTGGATGCAATTAATCCTCAAAACATTGAATCTATTACTGTATTAAAAGATGCAGCAGCTTCTGCAGTATATGGTTCCAGGGCCGCCTTTGGGGTTATTCTTGTTACTACAAAAGATGGTAAAACCGGTACTCCCACCATTAACTATAATAACAACCTTAGGTTTACGTCCCCCCTTCACGTACCAAATATGATGGACTCTCATACATTTGCTTTGTATTGGAATGAGGCTGCTGACAATTCAGGTCAGGGCGCTCCCTTCTCACAAGAAGTGATTGAGAGAATAATTCAATATCAGGAAGGTGAAATTGATTATGGTACAGTGCCTAATGCGAACGGGGATAGATATCAGTATTATACTGGTTCTAACGCAAACACAGATTGGTTTGATGAACTTTATAAGGATTATTCTTTTTCACAGGAACATAATTTAAGCCTGAGTGGAGGTAATGAGAAAACAACCTACTACACCTCTGCAAGATTTTTAGATCAGGGAGGATTACTCGCTTATGGAGAGGATCGATTGGAAGATTATGACTTCAGTGGAAAACTTAGAACGGAAATAACAAAGCACGTAAGTTTTAACTCCAGTACAAGGTTTTCAAGAAGAAACTATAATAAACCAACCCAGCAAAATGATTTGTTTTATCATAATATAGCCCGTAGATGGCCTACCGTACCAGTTCGAGATCCAAATGGGAACTTTGGCGATGCTTCCGGAGAAATTCCTCAACTAGTGCAGGGAGGACGTACGGATGATCTTACAGATAGATTATATATGCAAGGACAGTTGACTATCACACCTCTCACAGGGT is part of the Antarcticibacterium sp. 1MA-6-2 genome and harbors:
- a CDS encoding carboxypeptidase-like regulatory domain-containing protein: MLSYSQEAMISVTGTVLDEETGVPLPGTNIVEKGTSNGVMTDFDGNFEIDVPANATLVISYIGYKSSEVEVQGKSRVEIALTPDSATLDEVVVVGYGTQKKVNLTGAVTTVDSEVLQSRPVPNVSQMLQGVVPGLNFQTSGLGGELNSGLSFNIRGSGTIGTLPILLH